The Phaeocystidibacter marisrubri DNA segment CATCTTCACGTCCTATAATATCAAGTGGACCGATAGCGACCAAACCGTTATGTGGACTGCTAGTGAAGACATGGCGAATGGACATTTCCACGAACCTAGATTCTATGGTCAAGACTATGGAAACATGGCCGAAGCACTGTTGGCAGCTCCTTTGGTAGCTCTCGGAGGTGAACCTTATCAAGTCGTTCCGCTGATTACCCATTTGATGGTCCTCTCCATCATTTTTAACCTCTTTTATTTCTTTTGGAAAGAAGGAAAAAGAGAGTGGGCGATCTCCATTGTTGCCTTATCAGTTACGCTCGCTTATTACACCGATATTCAGATGAGTCTTCCCCGGGCATATATCCCGGGAATTGCCCTTTCGAGCTTTAGCATTTATTTTCATCAGAGAAAAAGTGCCCTGGCCTTTCTAACACTCGGACTTCTCTCCATTCTCTCGTTGAGTTTGAATGTGAGCGCGATTTTCCTCCTTGCTCCCATTCTTCTGCATCAGTTCTTTCAATCCGTAGTGAAGAAGACCTTTCTCATCTACTTTTCAGTGGGCGCGATGATAGGAGTAATCATACATCTCGGAATTCAGCACTTTTATACCCTCCACCCAGAGATTATTGTGCACTCCTTTAAATTCCGATTATCTACCTACGATTTTGGCGAGTCCATTAAAAAGCTTCACGAGACCTTTCGAGGATTTATTCCACTCATCCACACCCGTGGACTAGGGTTCCTTGTTCTCCTATTGATCGTCATCCTGTATAACTTCATTCGAAAGAATACTCAAACTGCCCTTATTGGCCTTTCTGTTCTGATCATTCTTTTGTTCAGCTTAACCAGCAATAAAGCGCACGATGGGTTTGAATCGGTTTACTTCAGTACGAGTAGGATGTACTTGGCACTTCCCTTTACATTACTCCTCGTATTGGGCTTTTCGTTCAAGAAGGTTCCAATCCTTGTGCCTATTCTTCTGATACCCATATCTGGTATATCCGCTTGGAGTAAAATCAACACAGGTTATGAGGACTTTCATCTCTTTGGCTACAGAATGGTGCAAGTCCGATCTGTGGAGCAACTACAAGAAGAGTGTGAGTCTTTGTATCAAGCCTGCGAACAACACCAAACAGAATTGATCATCTTTGGGACCGATGGACCTGACATCCTCAACTACGGCTGCAGTGTGTTAAATGACCCCTCCCTTATTAGCGTTAGATTGGGTAAGGAAAGGCGAAGATGGATTTGGGAGGAAACCAGCTCAACGAAACACTCAAACATCTTGTTTTATGGGGGGCTAGATGAAGACCTCCTCGAGGAAGAAATAGAGGTCTTACAGATTGGTGAAAGGCAATTCATCCTATCTGGCCCTAGCCATTCTCCATCAGAGTGGGCAAGCATATTGGGATGGCCTGTTGACAAGACATAATGCGTAATTAGATTGAGCGAAAAGAAAATCTAGCACTTTTTGCTCAGAGCATCTGTCGTTCAAAATACAGGAGAATATCAAACTGATTTTTTAAGTCCATTCAATGTCTTCACTCTCAAAATATTCCATTCTCCTCATTGTGCTCATAGGAGCCATCTTTTATAAAATAGATGATCCGTTGGATTCTGAATACAATTGGAAAGTGATATCCTTTGATGTTGCAGGCTACTATTCGTACTTACCGGGATATCTCATTTATGACGACCCCGGACTTGAGCACGATTTTGATGGCGACAAGCTAATCCACTATTACGGTCCACAAGGTTCGCCAGGCAAACCCTATGCGACCAAATACACCATGGGCCTAGCCTATCAATATGCACCCGGCTTTTTGATTAGCCATTGGATCATTAAAACCTTCACGGATTATCCGCCCAATACACTCTCACCACCTTACCATAGGGCATTGCTTTATTCAGGTTATTTGAGTTTTCTCATCGGTTTGATCTTCTTAAGGAAAGTACTTCTCTTCTTCTTTTCAGAGAAAGTAACAGCAACGCTACTCGTGCTCTATTTTATCGGGACCAATCTACTCACCAACGTACTTTTCAAAGCAGCACTTCCGCACGTATGGCTCTTTACGGATGTATGCATATTGATGTGGCTAGCCATTCGATATTCCCAGAGTCGTAAAGCACATTTCCTGTGGATGATTGGCCTCCTTTCTGGAGTGATTGTCCTAACTCGTTATACCGATGCATTGATTATAGTTACAATTGGGTTAGCCATTCTCTGGTACAACAAGGAAGAGCTTCGCAAACAGAGCTTCTGGATAAAAGGAATATTACCTGCTCTTTTTCTATTTGCACTTGTGTTTGTGCCACAAATCTATCATTGGAAAACCATCACAGGTCAATACTTCTATGATGGTTACTACGACGAAGGCTTTCATTGGCTAGATTCCAAAGTCTGGTGGGGCCTATTCTCTTCCTTTAAAGGGTGGTTCATCTATAGTCCAATTATGCTTTTAGTGATTCCGGGGTTCATACTCCTCTACCAAAGAGAGAAGGCTGCATTTCACGTTCTCTTCTGGCCTTTTGCCCTGACCATCTATGTCATTTTTGCTTGGTGGTGCTGGTGGTATGGTGGAGCATATGGTTGTAGGCCTCTGATCGAATGGATGCCGTTACTGGCCTTACCTGTAGGGTTGACTTTAGATTGGATAATAAAGAGACCGAAAGTTCTCATCCTACTTACTCCACTTCTAGCAGGAGCTTGTTATCACTCTCTGTTCATGAGCCATCATTACATGATCAAGACCTATCATTCGGATAAATGCACATTTGAAGTGATCGAACAACTATACATCGATGGGAACAGAACACAAGAATTAATTGATGCAGAAGGGAGTTTATACAGGTCTAAACTGCCTCAATAAATTGTCTTTTCTTTGTTATCTGACTCTTTTAATTGAAACTGTATTCATGCACTACGCGAAGAAACTTCTCTTACTCTTTACACTTCTTCTAGGCATATTCTTCGCCAGTGAAAGCTACAAGTACTTGGAATTGCGACCTCAAGGTCCGCACCAATGGAGGCAGACAGACTGTGCATCGTTCACACTGAATTACGCAAAAGACGACCTACCCCTTCTGGAACCGTCCATTCACAAACTTTTCTCAGACAATGGAACTACAGGCAAAACAGCAGGGGAGTTTCCTCTACTCTATTACTTTGTAGGTCAAGTTTGGAAGGTTACAGGACAGAATGAGCCCTTGTACAGAATCATCAATTTGTCCATTTTCTGCTTGGGACTACTCGCATTGTTCCGTGCAATTTATCCCTTCATTCGCCATCGAGCACTAGCCTATCTACTGGCAGCACTCCCTTTGTCCATACCCGTTATAACCTATTACGCCCCCAATTTTCTGCAAAACAGCACCGCATTGAGCATGGTGTTCATCGCATGGTCTTTCGTTTCTGCATTTATTCGAAATCCGAAAATAGGCTATGCCTTGCTGGCGACCCTCTTTTTCGCACTTGGGGGTCTATTGAAAATTACAGCACTCATCAGCTTCCTGGCGTTACTGGGAACCTTAGCCATCGACCTTCTCTGGAAGTTCGATAGTCGCGTGATCTTCAAAACAAAGAAGCGCGCCATCACCATACTTTCAACGAGTGCCGCATTCGTTCTTGGATCCTCTGCCCTTTGGTATAAAATGGCTCGAGATTACTGTACCGAACACGGGGGTTGGTTCACTTTTAACGATTTATGGCCCATTTGGAGAAGTACACCGGAATATATCAAATCAACATTTGACAGGATTACGGACTACTGGAAATTTGAATTTTTTACAGGGGCTCAGTACATTTTACTGGTTCTTGCCATTGTGTTTGTCCTTATAAAATTCAAGCGACTCCGCTTTTTTGAAAAGGGCATGATCGGTTTTCTCGTCATTGGAAACCTCAGTTATTTCCTCTTGTGGTTTAATGCGGCCTATGACCACGACTACTATTTCATCAACCTCTATGCGCTTCCTGTCTTTTTACTATTCGTGCTATTCAAGTACACGGATTT contains these protein-coding regions:
- a CDS encoding glycosyltransferase family 39 protein, translated to MHYAKKLLLLFTLLLGIFFASESYKYLELRPQGPHQWRQTDCASFTLNYAKDDLPLLEPSIHKLFSDNGTTGKTAGEFPLLYYFVGQVWKVTGQNEPLYRIINLSIFCLGLLALFRAIYPFIRHRALAYLLAALPLSIPVITYYAPNFLQNSTALSMVFIAWSFVSAFIRNPKIGYALLATLFFALGGLLKITALISFLALLGTLAIDLLWKFDSRVIFKTKKRAITILSTSAAFVLGSSALWYKMARDYCTEHGGWFTFNDLWPIWRSTPEYIKSTFDRITDYWKFEFFTGAQYILLVLAIVFVLIKFKRLRFFEKGMIGFLVIGNLSYFLLWFNAAYDHDYYFINLYALPVFLLFVLFKYTDLSRWLPKKASTPVLWVLTIVALGWSASSASKSLHMRYNGWINGNGHNQFEDFFDITPYLRNELKIDRKVPVIVYPDPSYSISLYLADQVGWPIRRSANAAELWYSINLHQPAYILVNDTTDFNRRNYAEDLPIERVGNHKSVDIYQISREQ